A window from Vibrio cortegadensis encodes these proteins:
- a CDS encoding NfeD family protein encodes MVELLEQMNHWHWLAFGLLLLAAELLGTAGYFLWLGISAILVGLIFTILPMSWQLQWVSFGVFSLITTWLWWRRQFKQDKKSDQLRELNQREKQLIGMTTRLEEDVQAGECRIKLGDTTWSARCDQDISKGTQIRVIDVDGIILFIEPI; translated from the coding sequence ATGGTTGAATTATTGGAACAGATGAATCATTGGCACTGGCTTGCTTTTGGTTTGTTACTTTTGGCAGCGGAGCTGCTGGGTACTGCTGGCTATTTTTTATGGCTTGGTATTTCAGCGATTCTCGTAGGGCTTATTTTTACGATCCTGCCGATGAGCTGGCAATTACAGTGGGTTAGCTTTGGTGTCTTTTCACTGATCACAACATGGTTATGGTGGAGAAGACAATTTAAACAAGATAAAAAATCTGACCAACTGCGCGAACTCAATCAACGAGAAAAGCAATTAATCGGGATGACGACTCGTCTAGAGGAAGATGTACAAGCTGGAGAGTGCCGCATTAAGCTTGGTGATACCACCTGGTCAGCGAGATGCGATCAAGATATCTCTAAAGGCACTCAAATAAGAGTCATCGATGTGGATGGAATCATATTATTTATTGAACCAATATAA